The genomic segment AAGTTAAATACATATAAGTCGTTTTATAAATGTAAAGTACTTATAAATTtttcatgtttatattttttgaaaCTGGTTGCAtgtttaattgttttgtttttttctgCAGGCTCATTTAAAAATATACCCCTCCAAGAGGTTTGGTAGTAAGGTTCAACATTTTAATGACAAGAGTGTCATTACTGACTTGAAATCTAAGTTGACTAAAAGTCAGAAATCATTGTTTAAGAAGACCCCATTTGGGCACTTTTTAGAAGTATGTGATATTCATTTTCAAACTCAACTTGCCCAGCTTGTGTTATTGAGAGAGGTATCTCATGAGAGGGAGGAAGAGGAAATGTGGTTTAAGCTTGGTCGTAGAGTGTGTAGGTTTTCTATTGAAGAGTTTGCTCTAGTTACGGGTCTTAGATGTGATGGTGATTTTGATTTAAGTCGTTTTCAAAAAAAGAAGGttttgtttaagaaaaaaatatttggcCGTTTTGTTGGTAAGGTGTCGAAGTCTGAATTACGCAATGCTTTTATTAGTAAGGATCTAGTTGATGATGAGGATGTTGTCAAATTGGGTATAGTTCATATCCTAGTTAACTATTTGTACGGCTATACTAGTGATAAGTTGGTTGATGATTTCTTTTTTGAGATGGTTGATCGAGATTTTTCTGAATTAGCAAATATTAGTTTTGGCAAGTTTGTATGGGATAGGAGTTTTCAATATTTGAAAACTGCTTTGAAGGGTGGGAATAAAATATTTGATGGACTGTTCGTTGATGGGAAGGTTGGCCTTCACCCTTACAAACTTCTTGGGTTTCCCATTGCTTTTCTTGTATGAATTTATGAAAGTATAGCTGAGTTGAGTCCTGAGTTTTGTCAACGGGTTGGGAAAAAATTTCCCCGTTTGTTGAATTGGAAGAGTACAGATAATGCGTTCTATGCAAACTTGGTGGGAAAGGTTTTCAACAATCAGAAGGTATAATCTTTTTGTTTTGTAACTGGTTTCTTGCTAAATTTGTTTGATTCATTTTTGCATTTTTGTTTGTGTACCTGGTTTCAGTTGATGGTAACCAGTTTTCTTGattttgtatttatatatttttaatttattcagtTGACTATCCTGAATGTCTATCCGTCTTCTGAGGAGAGAAAGAAACTGGCAGTAAAGAAGTTTAAGTTTGAGCCTCTATACTTGCCGAAGGTGTGTGCTGAAGATGGAGACAGTAGTCCGGGTACCCAGGTACTGGTTagttttgttgtttgttttagttaaaaaaaatatattattttgttttgaaatttataggtttatttttaggtttttttgtcttttttttttttttgctgttttgtaaagtattttattttgttttgtaggTTGATAGTGAAAAGTTGAGATTGATTTGTGAATCAATCTCATCAATAAAAGCATGCCAAGAAACTATTATTAGTGACATTGCAGTTATGAGATCTGAGTTCATGGGGAAACTCAGTGATTTATCTGCAATGATTGTTAAATTTGTTGCAAAAAATTCTGAAAAAGTTGCAAATTCAAGTGATGAAAGTGCTGGTTTTAATGAAGGGGAAAAGCCAGATGATTTTGATAATGTTTCCAGTCCTATTTCTGATGATTCTAAGGTAACTTGTTTGTTTTTatgctttattgttttttttaaccaTTTTTAGTTGTaaccagattttttttttttttttttggctaggATTGTGGAAATGATTCAGCTGAAGAGTCTGATGGTAGTAAGGTAActagtttatttttctttctgTAGTTGTTTAGTGTAACCAGTTACTGTTGTAACCAGTTTCATTATTTCTTTTAGGGTGTTGAGAaggatttaaatgaaaattttgatgcTGTTTATTCTGGGTTGGAGTTGTCAAATGTTGTGGGTGGAGATAaggttttgtaatttatttttgttttgtttcttgtattattttatttaaaattgaatttgttgtaattgattttatttttattcattatagGATTTTACAAACAAGCCTGAGTTCAGTTcagttggtttaagttttgaagaaGTATATGTTGATCCAGAGATTTTGAGTGTTATTGATAGAACTGTTCAGTATGCAGAAGGAGAAAAGAAATTTACCGGGAGTAAGGATGATTGGAAGGTTGTGATggttggtgatgatgatgaggtTCCTGTTGCTATTGAAAATAGGGAGCCTAAACCTAGTACTCATGTCAAGTCTCCTTTTGTTACTGAGTTTGGTTCTTCTGATGTTAAAGAAACTGTGAAGAGGAAGGGAGTGGAAGTGGTGATTGTTAGAGGATTGGTTCCATTTGAAAATGAAATAGGGCAGAATGTTTCAAAGAATGATTGCCTGGATTATATTTCTTGGATTGAGGATAAAATGAATTTTAAGaataagtatgtttttttatattttctttaatattattattcttgatatttaattgtttgttaatatatatattttttttgttttgaaggaAGAAGAAATTTTCTGATGTCAATAACATTATCAATCCCCCAATGGATTATTCATTTGTTAAAATTTCTGAGAAAATGTGGTTTTACAAGCTTCAAACTTGTGGGGAGGAGCTTATGGACACTGTAAGTAACCATATTCTTGTTATAATGTTTATTTAGTAGTATTTGTTTGtttagatgttttttttttttttttgttgatcatGTTTAAGTCAAGTAACCAGGTTCCTGTTAATAAGtgtgtaaaatatttttaaattttgggtagtAACCAGGTTCTTTGAAGCATTGTGtgtaacttgttttttttttattatatattggcTAGTAACCAGGTTCTTGGTATAATGATTCTTAATTAGTCTTTGTTTTGTTTAgatgttttgtttttgttgttgatCATGGTTAAGACAAGTAACCAGGTTCTTTTTAGTACTGTctgtaaattgttttttttatttatgggtagtaaccagGTTCCTaacttttgtatgtttatttattttttgtagcatATAAATGTATGTTTTTATTACCTGAGGAAGAAGATTAAGCTGGTTGATGGTTTGAACAAGAGGGTTACAACTACAGACTCTTGGTTTGATGCAACTATCAAGGGTTTGTATGATAACTTTGTGGCAGCCAAATGTGATTCAAGCATCATTCGTTTTGATAATCTAATTTCAGATTACATTATTGGTGAATATTTGTTTTGTAACACTCCTTGGGTGGATGTGGATCATGTTCTTTTTCCTGTGCATGTGAAGGTTCAGTTGCATTGGGTTTTTATTCACTTTTCCATTAAGAGTAGGATGTTAACTGTCTACAATTCTTTGACGGGGAAGAAGAATGAGAGTATTGCTTTGCCATATGTGAAGGCTTACTCTGTTGTTTTACCATATTTTCTagattttcttgatttttattgTTCTAGGAAAGATTTGGACTTGAATGTTGGTCCATATTCTGTTGGGAAGAAAGATCCAATTGATTTTAACTTTGCCAAAGACTTGCCATTTCAAGAGGATAAGTAAGTAACTGGTTTTTTGTatattgttgtttatttttctattttgtttgtttttaagtAATTTCATATTCtgttttttgtgttttttgtttttttttttgcagtgatTGTGGAGTATTTGTTATCAAGTATGCTGATTTGTTTATTCATGGGAAGATTGATGACATCTCGAAGAACATGGCTGCCAAAATTGCTACCTATCGTGATTATCTTGCCATTAACTTGTATAGTCATGCAAAAAAGAAGCAGATTGGTGGGTACAAGACAGAAGATGATGCTCCATCAAAGAAATCAAAGAGGAGGAGGAATTATAAGTAGAGatgttggagtttttttttttttagctgtATTAACGACCATGTCTTTTTTTTCTTTCGTTGTTTAACAGTGAAGTTGTGGTTTGTAACTGGGTACTGTTTTAGTACTGGACTTatgtatggttttttttttttttttttggtcaatgTAAAGAATTGGTTTCAACTTTTGgcttaatataaagtttttttaatgtatattattttaatgtgtatgtttttttattcaatagtgttggagtttttttttttttaaagtgtgaAGATATTGTGatgtacatgtttttttttttcatataggtTTCAATTATTATTGTATGAAGATGGTGTAACCGGTTACTTCTGTGTTAGATTGTAAAAGCTATATGTTTCAGGTAACTGGTTACTGTTTCTTtagtttttatttctattttttaaattattttttatttttttatgtttgttgttttttttttttgtgtgaacGATTTCTGATTATATAACTAGGTTTTTAAAGTAGttggttttattaatatatagttgTTTGTTAAAATTTCTTATAGTGATTgctttttgttttttatatttttatgtgttgtaaccaggtacttgaattttcagtttttgaaTATCTTGTGTTGGAACCTAGAAGTTGAGTATCaagtttataatattttatgtttttttgttttttgtgaaAGATTTGTGGTTTTATAATTAGGTTTTTAAATCGTTGGTTACATGTATATGTAGTTGTTTGTTAAATTTACTTATAgtatctgtttttttttctttctataatatgtgttgtaaccaggtacttgagtATCCAGATTTGGAATATCTTTGTGTTTGGAACCATGAAGTTGAGTATCAAGTTTATAAAATGTAAAATGTTTAAAAAGTTTGTACTTTTATTGAAGTAGAAAACATTAGGATACAATTTTATTACATGAAATGAAAATATTGAAATTGTAGTATATCTATTCTTTAGAAAATTATTTGTCTATTTTCTTTGACTTTGTTGTGTTTCGCAGCTTTGGGATTGGTTCATTCCTGCATGTTTTTCTGTTATGCCCTTGCTGTGCGCATCTTCCACATTTTATTTGCACCTTTGGTTCTCCTCTAGATCTGATTCTTTTCCTTCTAGGGCGGCCTGGTGGTTTTCTTGATTTTGGTGGTAGGACAATTATGTTTAAAGTCTCTGGGAGTGTCCATTCGCCTTCATTTGGCAATGGATGAACAGTTGAGTCATATGTTGCTTTCATAGTTGTAGTTTTGTAGTAATCAGCAACATAATCATATGTTTTCAGCCGTGTTTTGGCGAATACTGCTATTGCATGTGCACGCGGTATTTCGTCTTGTTGGAATCTTTTGCATTCACATGTTTTCTCCATTAGGTTGACCAAAAAATTTCCTTTCTGTTCAACCACAACTTGGTACAGTATAGTGTTTACTGGGAAGACCTGTTTATTTTAGTAGAGAAACACATGTTAGAAACTGGATACTGTGATATTTTTGAGTAACTGGTTACTAAGagttttgataaataatattcaGTGCTCAATATATGTCAGGTACCTGAAATTTAATGGCACGAATAAAGTTTTCTCTAAGCACAGTTTCAGTATCTGTTGTTACTTGTGTGAATGTTCCGTTTGCTTCGTTACCATTTTTCCATACCCATTTTTGAACTAAACTTCGAAGGCCCTCCATCATTGTAGTGATTGGCAGCGTTCTTGCAGCTTTCAATGCAGCATTTATTGATTCAGCTATAATTAATGTCATCATTGTATATCTTCTTGTTGGAGCATGGCATCTAGACCAAGTTGAATATCCAATTTTTTGTAAATACGGTCTTATGCGTGTGTCAATCTTGTCTATTTCATGCATGTAATGCTCAAATGATTGTACCCTGTATGCCTTTGCTGCTTTGACAAAGTTTAGGTTTAGGTCCTCCCCATGGACACCAAAATTGACTTTGATGTTGTTTAACAGGTGGAATATGCATGCTCCATGGAAAGCTTTTGGGTATACATGGTCTATAGCATTTTctatgcttttatgcctgtctgAAATGATTGCCATACCTGTTTTGCAAAATCACAATGGAGTAACTGGTTTCATTAATTTATATgactgttattttttttttttacactgtTTTCTCTATTTTATTGCTGGATTATTATTAAACTGATAATTTTATGAGTTTAGTTTGTTTCAATAAGAATATAAAGAAGAAAACCGTACCTTCTCTTTCTCCATATGTCTCCTTTAGCTTTGTGAAAAACCATAACCATGATGAATCATTTTCAGAGTCTCCAATTCCAAAGGCTAATGGGAATATGTTGTTGTTAGCATCCAttgttgaagcagtgaataaagttCCCCCAAATGATGTCTTCAAGTAAGTTCCATCTATCACAATGACTGGCCTACAGTGTTTCCATCCTTTGATGGAATTTGCAAATGCTAGGTATATATATTTGAAGTGATCTGTATTGTCTGTAACCAGGTgtgtaattgtacctgggttcgaTACTTTTAGCATGTGAAGGTAGATGGGAAGTTTTTGGTATGAATCATCTTGGTTTCCCCTTGCCAATTCTAAAGCTTTTTCTCTTGCTCTCCAGGCTTTTTGGTACCCCATTGAAACACCAAAATCATCTAGCACGTCGTTGATTATGTCATGTGGTGTGTGTACTCTCTTTATTGACatgtattttgattttattagttCCCCAATGACATTGCAATTAGCCTGCCTGTGGTCTTCCATAATGATATCCAAGGAGCAGGTGTGAGTTTTTACATACTTTCTGATTTTAAATGTTTCTGTTTTC from the Humulus lupulus chromosome X, drHumLupu1.1, whole genome shotgun sequence genome contains:
- the LOC133807009 gene encoding uncharacterized protein LOC133807009, with the translated sequence MRSEFMGKLSDLSAMIVKFVAKNSEKVANSSDESAGFNEGEKPDDFDNVSSPISDDSKDCGNDSAEESDGSKGVEKDLNENFDAVYSGLELSNVVGGDKDFTNKPEFSSVGLSFEEVYVDPEILSVIDRTVQYAEGEKKFTGSKDDWKVVMVGDDDEVPVAIENREPKPSTHVKSPFVTEFGSSDVKETVKRKGVEVVIVRGLVPFENEIGQNVSKNDCLDYISWIEDKMNFKNKKKKFSDVNNIINPPMDYSFVKISEKMWFYKLQTCGEELMDTHINVCFYYLRKKIKLVDGLNKRVTTTDSWFDATIKGLYDNFVAAKCDSSIIRFDNLISDYIIGEYLFCNTPWVDVDHVLFPVHVKVQLHWVFIHFSIKSRMLTVYNSLTGKKNESIALPYVKAYSVVLPYFLDFLDFYCSRKDLDLNVGPYSVGKKDPIDFNFAKDLPFQEDNDCGVFVIKYADLFIHGKIDDISKNMAAKIATYRDYLAINLYSHAKKKQIGGYKTEDDAPSKKSKRRRNYK
- the LOC133807008 gene encoding protein FAR1-RELATED SEQUENCE 5-like, with the protein product MIHNFQFKTKRSEPREYLVTCVDDNCNWLLRASKFRKTETFKIRKYVKTHTCSLDIIMEDHRQANCNVIGELIKSKYMSIKRVHTPHDIINDVLDDFGVSMGYQKAWRAREKALELARGNQDDSYQKLPIYLHMLKVSNPGTITHLVTDNTDHFKYIYLAFANSIKGWKHCRPVIVIDGTYLKTSFGGTLFTASTMDANNNIFPLAFGIGDSENDSSWLWFFTKLKETYGEREGMAIISDRHKSIENAIDHVYPKAFHGACIFHLLNNIKVNFGVHGEDLNLNFVKAAKAYRVQSFEHYMHEIDKIDTRIRPYLQKIGYSTWSRCHAPTRRYTMMTLIIAESINAALKAARTLPITTMMEGLRSLVQKWVWKNGNEANGTFTQVTTDTETVLRENFIRAIKFQVFPVNTILYQVVVEQKGNFLVNLMEKTCECKRFQQDEIPRAHAIAVFAKTRLKTYDYVADYYKTTTMKATYDSTVHPLPNEGEWTLPETLNIIVLPPKSRKPPGRPRRKRIRSRGEPKVQIKCGRCAQQGHNRKTCRNEPIPKLRNTTKSKKIDK